From Gottschalkiaceae bacterium SANA:
AGTTTTACGGCATTGGATTTTTCCATTTTTGCGCCAAGTTTTACCCAGATTGGCTGAGACAGAATGCTTATGGTAAATTGTAAACCAAAGACAACACCGATTTGGAAATTATTTAGCATAAAGGTATAGGTGAATGTGTGAAGGCCAATGGTGCTAATCATTGCCGAACCTAAATTGGTGAATAGATAACCGAGAAGGATGGCGCGATAGTCTTTTTGAGAGAGACAGAAGCGCATGGTTTTTAAGAAGTTTAAGCGCGCTTCTTTATTGGATTCGCTGCTGACTGGCACGGATCGAATGAAACGTTTTGTGCTTAAGTAGGTCGTGGCACCCGTAACAAGCATAATAGTTGTTGTAAGGATTGCAATGCGACTATAGGCTTGCGGATTTAACTGACCGATGGGGAATTCTGGGGTCGGTGCGAAAAAAACAAACATAAAGCCTGCAGAAGCGAATGCAATAGCGATCAAAAAAAATGCGGTTTTGATGGCTTGAACCAAAGACCGGGTGTTGTAATCGTTGCTGAGTTCCGCGCCGAGGGCGGAATAAGGGGTGAAGAAGATGGTGAGAAAGGTTTTGGTTAACAAAACTGAGATCAAAACCACAAGGAATTTTGAGTCCACGCTTCTTGCGGGATCAATGTTCCAGAGAATTAGATTGGTAATGGAAACGGCGATGGTGCCGATCAGTATATAGATGTGGCGATTGCCAAATCGAGACCGTGTATGGTCTGAAAGATAGCCCATAAGGGGATCACTTACGGCGTCCCAGGCGACACTGATAAAAAAGATCAGACCGATTAATCGTCCAGGCATGCCCAGAACTGCAGTTGCGTAAAAAACTAAATAGGAAGTTAGCATTTGTGAAACAAGCCCATAGCCCATATTGCCGGTGCCGTAGGCTGCAATTTCGATAAGATTGGGTTCTTTTATTATTCGTCTAGTCATGATCATGGCTCCTCGTCTGTTGGAGTCTTTTGTTAAATAAAGGCTTTGTTGGTTTTAGTGTACGGGAAAGCATGGTGGAGTGCAATGAGAATTTTCTGTGGAGGTGCGGTTATGGGCCTCGTGGGTATCCGTGTGTTGAAAGTGAAAAGAATTAGTAGACAAAAAGACGGTTGCAATCAATATCCTCTTTATGTAAAAAGTGATAGTTCGTGTCATGATCTGATTTGCAAAATTCAAAAAAATGATTTTGACAAATTTCGCCACTCTCGGTAGAATAGAAGTGAAAATAGGGTTAGGAGAATCAGATGATTTCAATGTTTTTTGCTAGATAAGAGAAATTGAAAAGTGTGGGATTGCCATGGAGTGGACGATGAATATCGGGCCATCTTTTTGTGGTGAAATCACAGAGAAGTAGCAAAAAACGAACTTTCAAGAGGAAAAATTGCATGGAAAATTTCAAAAACACGCAAGATTTGCGTGGCTTTTTGGTTGATTCTTAGCGGCAGGTTGAAAGCATTCGACTTGCGGCTTTTTTTGTTGGTCCCACACAGATAGGAAGGAACGAGGAGGGACGTATGAAAACTATTTTTGCCTGTGATCAAATAAAAATGACAATTGGAGACCGCGTGATCTTAAATGGTATTTCGTTTCAGATCAATGAAGGTGATTGTATTGGAATAGTAGGAGACAATGGGGCTGGAAAGACGACGTTGATGAAGATGATTACGAAAGAACTTGTGCCGGATGCAGGACGAGTGATTTGGCATTGGAAGGATATTCGGATTGGATATCTGCGTCAATCGGTTGAACAGGAGTTAGAAAACTGGGATCAATTGAGTGGAGGAGAGCGAACAAAAAAGAGGCTGATACAGATATGGGAAAGCTCCCCGCAATTGCTTTTGTTGGATGAACCGACGAATCATTTGGATCAAGCGGGGGTGCAGTGGTTGATTCGAGAGTTGAATCGGTTTCAAGGAACGATCATGTTGATCTCTCATGATCGATACTTTTTGGATCAGGTGGTTAATCGAATCATAGAGATTAAAAGGGGAGAATCAGAAGGGTATCGGGGAAACTATAGCCAATATCGAGAGGAAAAGAATCGCCGTTGGGAAAGTCTGAGCCATCAATACCGAGAAGAGGAAAAGGAGAGAATGAAAATTGAACGCGAAATTCGGCAATTGAGAACTTGGTCTGCCAAGGGCCATCGCGATTCGACTAAAAAGGACGGGTTAAAAGAAAAATATCGTACGCGAGCTAAGAAGAAGGACAAGCGGGTGAAAGCGCAGATTTATCGGTTGGAAAAACTCAAAGGTCAAGGCTTGAAAAAACCGGTGGAGGAACAAAAAATTTCATTTGAATTTGCTGCAGAGGCGAGGGGAGGAAAGCGGATCATTGAGGCGAGGGACGTGACAAAACGCTTTGGGGAAAAGATCATCTTTAAGAAGTCTTCTTTCACCATTCTTTCGGGGGAACGGATTGGATTGATTGGTCCCAACGGGTGCGGGAAGACAACGCTGATTCGGAGCCTGCTGGGGGAATTCGATTTGGATGAAGGAAAATTGCATCTAAGTCCATCGGCTAAGGCAGCGGTTCTTCATCAGGATGTATTGGATTTGGAGGAAGAGAAAACGGTATTGGGATTTTTTGATTCGCATGATCGCGAGAGGCGAGGCAAGCTGCAGACCTTGCTTACCAATATGGGTTTTTCCAAGACCATGATGAACCAAAAGCTAGGAAGCTTAAGCTTGGGAGAGAGAACGCGGCTGAAGGTTGCGGAGATGATTGTAAAAGAGAATAACTTGTTGATCTTAGACGAGCCGACCAATCATTTGGACCTACATAGCCGGGAGATGTTGGAAAAAACATTGATGATATATACGGGTACCTTGATTGTGGTGTCCCATGACCGATACTTTCTTGAGAAACTTTGTGAGAAGTTGCTGGTTTTTGAGGATGGTAAGATCCAAAAAATTGAAATGAATTATCGTGAGTATCTGGCACGAACGGAAAAAAACGTGGTAAGGGAGGGCTGTGAGACCGAGGAAAGTCTGAGAATTGAAAATCAGATTGCTGAGGTTTTGTCACGGCTATCTCTGGCCAAGCCTGAGTCAGAAGAATATCGAGCTATGGATGAAGCTTTTCAAAAACTTCTGCGGAAAAAAAGGGAAAGTATTTAAGTCGTTGCAAAGGAGCATGGGGTGGGGTATCGTGTAAGTAGGGGAATTTTGTAAACTTCCTTTAAATGGGGTAAAGTCTGAAACGGAGGATCGATTATGAATACAAATCAATGGTATCGGCTTGATAATGCCGCAAAAATATTTCCAACCATATCGCGAATCGAAAACTCCGCTACCTATCGCTTGGCGATTACGCTAACGGAGGAAATTGATCCTGACTTTTTACAAGAAGCGGTTGATCAAACCTTGACTCGATATCCAACTTTGGCTGTTTGGCTGAGAAGGGGATATTTTTGGTATTTTTTTGAAAACAACGAAAATCAACTTTTGATTGAGAAGGAAACTAGAACTCCTTGCGGCCATATCGATCCCATATTCAATAATGGATACTTGATGAAAGTGTTTTATTATGGAAAGCGAATTTCTGTTGAGACCCACCATTCCCTATCGGATGGTTCGGGAGCTATAGAATTTATTAAAACCCTGACCTACACCTATTTGAAACGTAGCGGAAAAGACGTGGATCCTGGAGATGAAATTCTTTTACCCAATGAAATTCCCAGCCGTTATGAGATGGAGGATAGTTTTCACAAGTATTATCAAGCCTGCGAGAGACAGGCTAAGAAGGAAGAAGACGCCTTTATGATTCAAGGGACCGTGTTCAAACCTTTTGGCAATCATGTTGATACTGGGGTTGTTGATGTGCAGGAGATTCGAAAAATTGCTAAGGATCATGGAGTCACGATTACCACTTTTTTGGTTGCGCGATTGATACGATCCATCTATGAGGAATCGATGCAGTATGGGCTATATACAGAGCCCATTAAAATTGCGGTACCTGTTAATTTGCGCAGTATTTTTCCATCCAAGACCCTGCGAAACTTTTTCTCTGTTGTCCACGTCGTAGTTCGACCCGATGACAGCATGGAGTTTAAGGATATTTTGCAATCAGTTCAAAGACAATTAATCGAAAAAACAAGGAAGGATAGTTTGTATCCGAAAATCGCTGATCATGTAGAATCGGAACGGTTTTTTCTTTCACGGTTTATCCCTTTGGGGTTAAAAAACATGATTTTACGGTTTGCGTATCGCCGATATGGGACTAAAGTGAAGACTGCGACGATTTCAAACTTGGGTCGGATTAGTTTTCCGGATTCAGTCAGTAAATGGGTAGATCGCATGGAAGTGGTGTTTTATCCATCAACGGGCAGTCCTTTGAATTTTGGGATTAGTTCGGTCAACGACAAAATGAGTATATCCATATCCCGCTGTATTGTGGAACCTGGAATTACAAAGAGATTCTTTCGGAGTTTAGTGAAAGAAGACGGTGCTCATGTGATCATTTATTCCAATGAGTGGGAGGCTTTCCATGAAAACTTGTAAACGTTGCAGCGTGGAATTGGATGAGGCCTTAAGTCGTTGTCCCTTGTGTCAGCAACCGGTAGAGGGAGAGGTTATTGGAGAAAGAACCTATCCGCTTTATGGGCAGCGCAATGAAAAGGGAGAATTGATCGAAGATCACGATCATAAGGCGCGTCATCGTAAAAAACGTCTTCAAAACAACTTTATTTTTATCACAATTTTGTTGTTGAGTGTGACTGTTGTGATGAATGCCATGACCTTTAACGGGGACTATTGGGGTGTGTATATTATTAGCTCCGTATTATATCTTTGGTTTTCAGTCAAGCATACGATTCTTTCGAACAATCGTGCTTGTCGCAAGATACTTTTGCAGGCTATGGCTCTATCTGTATTCTTAGCCGTGATTGATGTGATGATTCCAGAGATTCATAGCCTGATTGACTATGGAATCCCATTGGTGTTGGCTGCGTCAGTGGGTGTTGAAGGATTGTTGTTGCATTTTCGAAAGTCGCGTTGGAAGTCCTATGTGAGAGATTTCTTTGTGATGGATTTACTTGGTTATTTGCCGATCCTTTTATTTATTGTTGGGATTATTGATGTCTTGTGGCCGAGTGTAGTTGCGGCCTTGGTGTCGTTTTTAACCTTGTCGAGCCAGTTTGCTTTTTCCTTTAAACGATTTAAGGACGAATTGAGAAGATTGTTGCACCATTAATGATGGAGAAGGAGACATGATGAAGACGATTGGAATGATTGGCGGCATGAGTTGGGAGTCGTCATTGGAGGTTGAGTAATGGCAAAGCGTGAGATTTTGATTCTTGGCAATGAAAAGCTCTATGAAATTAGCAGACCACTTTCTATAGTCGCACGTGAAGAGATGGAGGGTGTTGCTGAGGATTTAGAAGATACCCTAGAGACTTTTCGGCTAGAGAAGGGGTTTGGCCGTGCCATAGCAGCACCGCAGATTGGGGCATCCGTGCGCATGATATTCATGAAACTCGATGAAGTGAAAAAAGTCTTTATCAATCCATGCATGGAAGTCTTGGATGAGGAGACCTTTGAACTCTGGGACGACTGTATGAGTTTTCCGGGGCTCGAAGTGAAGGTCTTGCGATATCGGTCGATTTGTGTGACTTATCGCGATTTGGACTGGAAGATTCAGTCGGAGGTCTTTGAAGGTGATTTATCTGAACTATTTCAGCATGAATTTGATCATTTGAATGGTGTTTTGGCCGTGCAACGAGCCGTCGATATGCAAGCGTTTCGGATGAAATCAGCAGAGTAGGCGTTTTAGTTTGTGTCGCGTTTTCAATAGGGTTTGATGATTTTACGTAAAAAGAAAGTGTAGTTTTGTTGGCGCTTTCTTTTTTGTTACATAAATGGTTGTACAAAACGAATGGTGGATGATGAAGAAGACTTTTGGTCCTAGAAAATCGAAGCGGATAGGCTAAGGAGATCGATATGATTGTACAATTAAAAGAGGTATCAAAAAGCTTTGGTGCGACGAGCGTACTGAGAGAAATGAATATGACGATCGCCAAGGGTGAGAAGATTGGGATCGTTGGCGCTAATGGGGCGGGGAAAACAACGATCTTTCATTTAATTACGGGAAAACTGTCTCATGATTCGGGTCAGGTGATGGCCAATCGAAAACTGAGTTATGGGATAGTCTCGCAGGTGAGCGATGTAAACCCGGAAAACACAGTAGTCGAGGAGTGCCGAATAGCGTTCTTTCGAGCCTTAGAAGCGGAAAAGGAAATGAAGCGTCTTGAACGAGCAATGGCAGACCAAAGAGTCTATTCCGATGAAATTAAGCTTTCTCAGGTTATGGAGCAACATGAAGAGATGCTTGTGACTTACACGGAAGCTGGTGGATTTGAGATGGAAGGTCGAATCATTGGGGTGCTGAGGGGCTTGGGGTTTAAGGAGTCTTGTTGGGAAAATAGAACCGATACCTTAAGTGGTGGAGAAAAAACGAAACTTACCTTGGCAAAGCTTTTGTTGTCACGTCCCGATCTGCTCTTGCTGGATGAACCAACAAATCATCTGGATTTTCGCGCCCTAGCGTGGCTAGAAAATTTCATTCGAGAGTATGAGGGAACCATCGCACTCATTTCTCATGACCGTTACTTTTTAAATGCCTGTGTGAAAATTATCTATGAGATTGAACGAGGGACAGCAATTCGATATGCTGGTAATTACACTTATTTTGTGAAACAGCGAGGCGCAAATCGCGCTCAATACCGCAAACAATATGTCGCGCAGCAACGCGAGATCAAGAGGCTTGAAACCTATGTGGAAAAGAATATCGCGCGGGCTTCTACCTCTCGCATGGCAAAGAGTCGAAGAAAATCTCTAGAAAAAATAGAGCGGTTGGAATCACCCTTAGGGGATCTAAGGAAAATGAGTTTAGCCTTCGAGATGGAAAAGAAATCTCGTGAAAATGTACTTGTCTTTGAGGATGGTGTTATTACGGTAGGGGATGAGGATGTGCGTATTCCCTTGTTGTCAAATGTCAATTTTCATTTGAAGCAAGGCGAACGGATGGCGGTAATTGGAGAAAATGGAATTGGGAAATCAACCCTATTGAAAACCCTAGTGGGAGACCACCCTTTGGATGGCGGGTCATTTACCTGGGGAGAAGATACAGAAGTCGGGTATTACGACCAAGAGCATGTCGCCCTGAATGGAAAAAATACGATATTCGAGGAATTGTTGCAGATGGTTCCCGGTATTTCACTACAAAAGGTGCGAACCCTTCTGGGACAATTGTTGTTTCCTCAGGATGAGGCCTTTAAGAAGATCAGCGCCCTAAGCGGGGGAGAAAAATCCCGTGTTGTTTTGGCGAAGCTGGTATTGAGTCGCGGCAATGTCCTTTTGCTCGATGAACCGACCAACCACTTGGATCTACCGAGCAAGGCGATTCTTGAGAAAGCCCTTCGGGATTACCAGGGAACCCTGCTTTTTGTGTCCCATGATCGATACTTTATCAATCGAGTAGCAACTCGTGTAATGGTTCTAACCAAGTCGGGGATTGAAGTTCATCAGGGGAATTATGATCGATATCTGGAGAAGACTGGGCAAAGCGAGAACAGGGAGAAGAAAAATGGAAAGAGATAAAGGCATTCAAATTAAAGAAATTACCAATGAGAATTTGCATGGAGGGTTATTGAAGGGGTTTGATCGAACCCAAAGTGTTGAAAAAGTTTGGCGCATAATCGATGGGAAAAAGCAGGTTGTAGCCTGCGCTTTTACGGAGTCTTGGAATGAGCGATTGTTAAGGGATATTATTTTTGGCGATTTCGCAGAAGCGATGGAGTTTGGCGGCAAGGTGTTTTTGGCTTATGAAGAGGATCGTTTGCTGGGTTTTGCCACCCTTGGCGGAGAACCCTTGGGGCTTGACGGGGAGTATCTTCAGTTAATTCAATTGCATGTATCTTTTTCTGAGCGGGGGAAAGGCGTCGGCAAGAAATTATTCTTCCGTTGCATGCAAGAAGCAAAAGAGATGGGAGCGAAAAAGGTCTATATTTCCAGCCATTCTTCGGTTGAGACCCAGGCTTTTTACGCAAGTGCAGGTTGTGTGGATGCGAAATGGATCTTTGAAGCACAGGTTGAACACGAGCCTTATGATATTCAATTGGAGTATCCAATTCAATAGGTCGGTGGAATGAAGGCAATGAGGGTTCCGAAAATCGCTTTTTCTAGCGGAAAATTTCCGATAAGATGAATGTAAAGAGAGGTGTGACATGGAACGAAAAAGCTGTCAAATTGCACGCGAAACCAAGGATAAGAACTACGATGGGAAATTCTATTTTGGGGTGAAAACAACGGGGATTTTCTGTCGACCTTCTTGTCCGGCACCCCTTGCAAAGGAAGAAAATGTTGTTTACTTTGATACGGTTTTTGAAGCAATCAACGATGGGTTTCGACCCTGTCTCAGGTGTCGACCTGATTTACAGGTTGAGTATGCGGTTCAGAATATTGACGGTTCATTGTTGGTCAATGATGCATTGAAATTGATCTATGAGGGTTTTTTATTTGAGCACTCTATTAAAGACTTGGCCGAGACACTTTACATTTCTGATCGGCAATTGAGGAAATTATTTGTTGAGCATATTGGGGTTTCTCCTGTGAAGGTTGCAAAATTTCATAAAGCGTTATTTGCTCGAAAACTGTTGCAAAACTCGGATTTGTCGATTACCCGGGTTGCAACGGCGTCGGGTTTTGGTTCGATTCGTCAATTTAATCAGGTGTTTCAAGAGGTATTTGGACGAACGCCTACCATGGCGAGAAGAGGGGTGGATCTGGTGGATGAAGCTGAAGGACCTCGACTATTTTTACCCTATCACCCCCCTTTTGATTTTGCAGGCATGCTCTCTTTCTTCCGAGCGCGTGCGATTGCTGGGATTGAATTAATTGATGAAAAATCCTATCGGCGCACCTTTCGAATTGTAGAGATGGAGGGCATTCTTTCAATCACAGATTGTCCGGAAGCATCTGCTTTGGAAGTGCAAGTTGCGAGCGAAGATATTCGTGTGCTGATGGCGATCTACGGTCGCGTTCGACGCATGTTTGATTTGGATGTGAACTTGCAGGCCATATCGGACCGATTGGGAAAAGATGAAACCTTGCAGCGTGGTATGAAGGATGGAGTGCCACCACGGCTTCCTGTTGCCTTTGATCCTTTTGAGCATACAATTCGTGCGGTGCTGGGTCAGCAAATTACTGTGAAGGCAGCAACAACCTTGGCTGGGCGACTGGCGGCGAGAGCGGGTATGAAGACCGTTGGTTATCCAGAAGGATTGGACTATTTCTTTCCAAGGCCAGAAGAGCTGACTGGCCTAGCACTGGATGGACTTGGAATTACAAACACCAGGCAGCAGACGGTAAAAAATGTAGCAGTCGCTTTGCTTGACGGGGTATTTCATCTGCGGTCCAATCAATCCTTGGATCAATTTCGCAAGGAATTTTCATCGGTAAAAGGGATTGGAGAGTGGACTGTACAGTATGTTGCTATGCGGGGACTTGGCATGGTGAACAGTTTTCCAGCTAAGGATTTGGGGATTATCAAGGCACTAATGACGGGCCAAGAAAAGCCCAAGGAAAAAGAAATTTTAAAGCGAGCGGAGTTGTGGTCGCCATATCGCGCCTATGCTGCGATTTGTTTGTGGAATTCCAATATGAAGAGCCAAGGAGAATAGGATGAAGTACTCAATATGGGAAACGCGGTATTGTCAGATCATTGCTGTAGGAGATGAAGAGGGCTTGGCTATCCTTCACCTAAATACAGGCCAAGGGAAACGTGAGTTTGAGATTTTAGATCAGTGGATTCGGGATGATGCATTTTTTTCAGAAGTCAGAACCCAGGTTGATGAATATATGGAAGGACGACGGACTGTATTTTCTTTAAAGCTGAACCCCCAAGGAACGGAATATCAAAAGAAGGTTTGGCAAGCGCTTAGTGAGATTCCCTATGGGAATTTGGTAACCTACAAGGAAATTGCAAGAGCCATTGGCAATGAAAAGGCATCTAGAGCTGTGGGCATGGCCAATAGTAAGAATCCAATTCCGATTATTGTGCCCTGTCATCGTGTGGTTGGGGCAAATGGGAAACTAACGGGCTTTGCCCATGGTTTAAGAATCAAAGAAGAGTTGATTTTTCACGAAAAGCTAACGGATATTTACAAGCGACTTTTTGATGCATTTGGACCGCAAGACTGGTGGCCGGCGAAAACTGATTTTGAGATGATGATCGGTGCTATTTTGGTGCAAAACACAAACTGGGGCAATGTGGAACAGGCTTTGGCTAACTTGAATGGTCAACTAAATCCCCAACGACTTGAACAATTCTCGTTAGAGGAGATTGCGGAATTTATTCGTCCCAGTGGATTTTACCAGCAGAAGGCGAAGAAAATTAAAGCCTTTCTTCGTTGGTATTCGGGCTATGGATTTCAAGTAGAAAAGGTTCGAACAGTGGATGGAGTGCGCTTGCGTCAAGAGCTGTTAGAGATTCATGGAATTGGTCGGGAAACGGCGGATTGCATGCTGACCTATGCTTTTGAGCAGCCCTCTTTTGTAGTAGATGCTTATGCGAGGCGAATTTTCGAACGCGTGGGGCTACAGATCCCGGATGGATATGATGCATGCAGAGAAAAGGTTGAAAAAGCGATCCCTAGAGACCTTAGGGTATATAATGAATTCCATGCCCTTTTGGTTCAACTTGGGAAAGTGAATTGCAAGAAAAGACCAAATTGTAAGAACTGTCCGATTGGACCAGTATGTTCCTTTAGAAGCGAGGCTTCTGCATAAAGTGCGGAGGTCTTTTTTTTTGAAAGCTATTGGGATTAACACATTGATAAAGATAATACAATCCCAATAAATCG
This genomic window contains:
- the abc-f_1 gene encoding ABC-F type ribosomal protection protein, which codes for MKTIFACDQIKMTIGDRVILNGISFQINEGDCIGIVGDNGAGKTTLMKMITKELVPDAGRVIWHWKDIRIGYLRQSVEQELENWDQLSGGERTKKRLIQIWESSPQLLLLDEPTNHLDQAGVQWLIRELNRFQGTIMLISHDRYFLDQVVNRIIEIKRGESEGYRGNYSQYREEKNRRWESLSHQYREEEKERMKIEREIRQLRTWSAKGHRDSTKKDGLKEKYRTRAKKKDKRVKAQIYRLEKLKGQGLKKPVEEQKISFEFAAEARGGKRIIEARDVTKRFGEKIIFKKSSFTILSGERIGLIGPNGCGKTTLIRSLLGEFDLDEGKLHLSPSAKAAVLHQDVLDLEEEKTVLGFFDSHDRERRGKLQTLLTNMGFSKTMMNQKLGSLSLGERTRLKVAEMIVKENNLLILDEPTNHLDLHSREMLEKTLMIYTGTLIVVSHDRYFLEKLCEKLLVFEDGKIQKIEMNYREYLARTEKNVVREGCETEESLRIENQIAEVLSRLSLAKPESEEYRAMDEAFQKLLRKKRESI
- a CDS encoding peptide deformylase, which produces MAKREILILGNEKLYEISRPLSIVAREEMEGVAEDLEDTLETFRLEKGFGRAIAAPQIGASVRMIFMKLDEVKKVFINPCMEVLDEETFELWDDCMSFPGLEVKVLRYRSICVTYRDLDWKIQSEVFEGDLSELFQHEFDHLNGVLAVQRAVDMQAFRMKSAE
- a CDS encoding MFS transporter, which gives rise to MTRRIIKEPNLIEIAAYGTGNMGYGLVSQMLTSYLVFYATAVLGMPGRLIGLIFFISVAWDAVSDPLMGYLSDHTRSRFGNRHIYILIGTIAVSITNLILWNIDPARSVDSKFLVVLISVLLTKTFLTIFFTPYSALGAELSNDYNTRSLVQAIKTAFFLIAIAFASAGFMFVFFAPTPEFPIGQLNPQAYSRIAILTTTIMLVTGATTYLSTKRFIRSVPVSSESNKEARLNFLKTMRFCLSQKDYRAILLGYLFTNLGSAMISTIGLHTFTYTFMLNNFQIGVVFGLQFTISILSQPIWVKLGAKMEKSNAVKLGLKISIIGCAFLFIATLFRNQVIPHYQFLFFYAIAVGFGTGGLFSLPLSMIADTVDVQEAQTGERNEGIYYGMLTFGYKISQSMAILLLGFVLDIIHFDSTLPVQATSTALLLGIFLSIGSILAMLLASKAYQSYSLDANAVAHLQAIIKIKHADH
- a CDS encoding ABC-F family ATP-binding cassette domain-containing protein, with translation MIVQLKEVSKSFGATSVLREMNMTIAKGEKIGIVGANGAGKTTIFHLITGKLSHDSGQVMANRKLSYGIVSQVSDVNPENTVVEECRIAFFRALEAEKEMKRLERAMADQRVYSDEIKLSQVMEQHEEMLVTYTEAGGFEMEGRIIGVLRGLGFKESCWENRTDTLSGGEKTKLTLAKLLLSRPDLLLLDEPTNHLDFRALAWLENFIREYEGTIALISHDRYFLNACVKIIYEIERGTAIRYAGNYTYFVKQRGANRAQYRKQYVAQQREIKRLETYVEKNIARASTSRMAKSRRKSLEKIERLESPLGDLRKMSLAFEMEKKSRENVLVFEDGVITVGDEDVRIPLLSNVNFHLKQGERMAVIGENGIGKSTLLKTLVGDHPLDGGSFTWGEDTEVGYYDQEHVALNGKNTIFEELLQMVPGISLQKVRTLLGQLLFPQDEAFKKISALSGGEKSRVVLAKLVLSRGNVLLLDEPTNHLDLPSKAILEKALRDYQGTLLFVSHDRYFINRVATRVMVLTKSGIEVHQGNYDRYLEKTGQSENREKKNGKR
- a CDS encoding DNA-3-methyladenine glycosylase 2, producing the protein MERKSCQIARETKDKNYDGKFYFGVKTTGIFCRPSCPAPLAKEENVVYFDTVFEAINDGFRPCLRCRPDLQVEYAVQNIDGSLLVNDALKLIYEGFLFEHSIKDLAETLYISDRQLRKLFVEHIGVSPVKVAKFHKALFARKLLQNSDLSITRVATASGFGSIRQFNQVFQEVFGRTPTMARRGVDLVDEAEGPRLFLPYHPPFDFAGMLSFFRARAIAGIELIDEKSYRRTFRIVEMEGILSITDCPEASALEVQVASEDIRVLMAIYGRVRRMFDLDVNLQAISDRLGKDETLQRGMKDGVPPRLPVAFDPFEHTIRAVLGQQITVKAATTLAGRLAARAGMKTVGYPEGLDYFFPRPEELTGLALDGLGITNTRQQTVKNVAVALLDGVFHLRSNQSLDQFRKEFSSVKGIGEWTVQYVAMRGLGMVNSFPAKDLGIIKALMTGQEKPKEKEILKRAELWSPYRAYAAICLWNSNMKSQGE